The following proteins come from a genomic window of Amaranthus tricolor cultivar Red isolate AtriRed21 chromosome 14, ASM2621246v1, whole genome shotgun sequence:
- the LOC130800025 gene encoding importin subunit beta-1-like: MTTEITSYLLAAQSPDAKIRTEAENSLKQFQEQNPSGFLLALSVELSNDGKPIESRRLAGIVLKNSLDAKDVSRKEHLLQQWVAIDASIKQQIKESLLRTLRSMTQEAWHTSAQVVAKISSIEIPRKEWPDLIGSLLNNMTQPDSSALLKQATLETLGYVCEEISHEELEQSEVNSILTAVVQGMNLAQHSAEIRLAATKALYNALAFAQTNFENELERNYIMKVVCDTATSQEVEVRQAAYECLVAIASMYYEVLEPYMQALFELTSKAVKEDEEVVALQAIEFWSSICDEEIEIQESFEIESDQSDPPHSRFIGKALQFLVPMLLETLLKQEEDQDQDDSIWNVSMAGGTCLGLVAKTVGDAIVPLVMPFVEANISSPEWRCREAATFAFGSILEGPSVDRLSPLVHAGLDFLLKAMNDQNSHVKDTTAWTLSRIFELLHCPSSGFSVITAANLQPVLGVLLESIKDTPHVAEKICGAIYYLAQGFEDSGATSSSLTPYLPQIIASLIAAADRTDGNDSKLRSASYETLNEIVRCANVPETTQIIEQLLHAIMTKLSQSFDLPIDKEKREDLQALLCGVLQVIIQKLNVDESKIILQYADQIMLLFLKIFSCRSSTVNEEAMLAIGALAYATGPDFGKYMSELYKYLEMGLTNFEEYQVCSITVGVVGDICRALDDKILPYCDQVMSLLLRNLSSGDLHRSVKPPIFSCFGDIALAIGAEFEKYLSYAIPMLQSASEVCAQMDTNDDEIMEYGNILKRSIFEAYSGILQGLKDAKPELLVPHAKHLLQFLEFIFRDKQRDESVTKAAIAALGDLTDALGPNAKIFLKECTFFAEFIHECLESGDEQIKDTALWTQGMIGQVMVS, encoded by the exons ATGACTACAGAAATTACTTCATATTTGCTGGCTGCACAATCTCCTGATGCAAAAATTCGCACAGAAGCTGAGAATAGCCTCAAACAGTTCCAGGAGCAAAACCCGTCTGGTTTCTTGCTTGCATTGTCAGTCGAGCTATCAAATGATGGCAAGCCAATCGAATCTCGCAGGTTGGCTGGTATAGTGCTGAAAAATTCATTAGATGCGAAAGATGTTTCCAGAAAAGAACATCTTCTGCAACAGTGGGTTGCTATTGATGCGTCTATTAAGCAACAAATTAAAGAGTCACTTTTGAGGACACTAAGATCCATGACACAGGAAGCATGGCACACTTCAGCTCAAGTAGTTGCCAAAATTTCCTCTATTGAAATTCCAAGGAAGGAGTGGCCTGATTTGATTGGTTCATTGCTTAATAACATGACTCAACCAGATAGTTCAGCTTTGTTGAAGCAAGCAACATTGGAGACTCTTGGATATGTTTGCGAGGAGATATCTCATGAGGAGCTTGAGCAAAGTGAAGTTAATTCCATTCTTACAGCTGTTGTTCAGGGCATGAACCTTGCTCAACATAGTGCAGAAATTCGTCTTGCAGCTACAAAGGCTCTATATAATGCTCTTGCTTTTGCGCAAACtaactttgaaaatgaattgGAGCGAAATTACATCATGAAAGTGGTATGTGACACTGCAACATCTCAGGAGGTGGAGGTTAGGCAGGCTGCTTATGAGTGTCTTGTGGCTATAGCTTCAATGTACTATGAAGTGCTAGAGCCTTACATGCAGGCTCTCTTTGAGCTCACATCAAAAGCAGTAAAAGAAGATGAAGAGGTTGTTGCTCTTCAAGCAATTGAATTTTGGAGCTCCATATGTGATGAAGAGATTGAGATTCAAGAATCATTTGAAATAGAGAGTGACCAGTCAGACCCTCCTCATTCTCGTTTTATTGGGAAGGCCTTGCAATTTTTGGTACCAATGCTGTTAGAAACTTTATTAAAGCAAGAGGAGGATCAGGACCAGGACGACAGCATTTGGAATGTGTCGATGGCTGGCGGGACATGCTTGGGACTTGTGGCAAAGACAGTTGGTGATGCTATTGTGCCACTTGTGATGCCTTTTGTGGAGGCTAATATATCTAGTCCAGAATGGCGTTGTAGAGAAGCAGCTACATTTGCTTTTGGCTCAATCCTTGAAGGCCCCAGTGTTGACAGGCTTTCTCCGCTGGTCCATGCAGGGTTGGACTTCCTGCTGAAGGCAATGAACGATCAAAACAGTCATGTAAAGGACACAACTGCGTGGACATTGAGCCGTATATTTGAGCTGCTGCATTGTCCATCTTCTGGATTTTCTGTCATTACCGCTGCCAACTTACAACCTGTTTTGGGTGTTCTGTTGGAGAGTATCAAGGACACCCCACACGTGGCTGAGAAAATATGTGGTGCCATCTATTACCTTGCACAGGGTTTTGAGGATAGTGGAGCAACCTCATCAAGCCTCACACCTTATCTGCCGCAGATTATAGCTTCTCTCATTGCTGCTGCTGATAGAACAGATGGCAATGACTCTAAACTTCGATCTGCTTCATATGAAACATTAAATGAGATAGTTAGATGTGCTAATGTTCCAGAAACAACTCAGATTATAGAACAACTGCTTCATGCTATAATGACCAAGCTATCCCAGTCTTTCGATCTACCAATTGATAAAGAAAAACGAGAAGATTTGCAAGCACTACTCTGTGGCGTCCTGCAGGTTATCATCCAGAAACTTAATGTCGATGAGTCGAAGATCATTCTTCAGTATGCTGATCAAATCATGCTCttgtttttgaaaatcttctctTGCCGCAGCTCCACAGTAAACGAAGAGGCTATGCTAGCAATTGGTGCATTGGCATATGCAACTGGACCAGACTTTGGCAAATATATGTCTGAGCTCTACAAGTATTTAGAAATGGGTTTGACAAATTTTGAAGAATATCAGGTTTGTAGCATCACTGTTGGGGTAGTTGGTGATATTTGTCGTGCTCTGGATGATAAGATTTTACCATATTGCGATCAAGTAATGTCCCTCCTTCTCAGAAATCTTTCCAGTGGTGATCTACATCGTTCTGTCAAACCGCCAATATTCTCATGCTTTGGTGATATTGCTCTTGCAATTGGAGCGGAGTTTGAAAAGTACCTCAGTTATGCTATACCCATGTTGCAGAGTGCATCTGAAGTGTGTGCTCAGATGGACACTAATGATGATGAAATAATGGAATATGGTAACATTCTGAAGCGAAGCATATTTGAAGCTTACTCTGGTATACTTCAGGGTCTAAAAGATGCAAAGCCTGAGCTTCTTGTTCCACATGCGAAACATCTTCTGCAGTTCTTAGAATTTATCTTTAGGGACAAACAAAG AGACGAGAGTGTGACAAAAGCTGCAATTGCAGCTTTGGGTGACCTCACGGATGCACTTGGTCCAAATGCTAAGATATTTTTGAAAGAATGCACATTTTTCGCTGAATTCATTCATGAATGTCTTGAATCTGGTGATGAGCAGATAAAGGATACTGCATTATGGACTCAGGGTATGATTGGTCAGGTCATGGTCTCATAA
- the LOC130800023 gene encoding serine/threonine-protein phosphatase 7 long form homolog isoform X2, producing MHQFGLEQVIPQACDTQRQLHAIDRRTGDKNYLVRHRSHVDAWNDRASTLIGGDNFTGHSSAMYMSWYRRISILRLTNTAFAQPGSHYHPTSTLLAERIRSVLIQCNDTIQGAATSPVDMGYRHVLRP from the exons atgcatcaattcggtttggagcaggtaattccgcaagcctgtgacacccaacgtcaactacatgcgatcgatcggaggactggggacaagaactacctcgtacgacatagatcgcatgtagatgcgtggaacgaccgagcatctacattgattggaggagataacttcacaggtcatagctctgctatgtacatgagttggtacaggcgcatctccatattacgcctaacgaacaccgcatttgcgcagccaggatcacattaccatccgacatctacgttactg gctgagcgcatccgatcggtgttgatacaatgtaatgacacgattcaaggggccgctacatcgccagttgacaTGGGCTATCGGCATGTTCTCAGACCTTAG
- the LOC130800021 gene encoding uncharacterized protein LOC130800021 isoform X2: MQLLIALRNFVVALGYQSPVCYNILLHILQRGVDVNGPDELNLMEDSMLLWETTLSYAPSMVTQLLDLFPSLVDIIERSFDHLTVAVEIIEDYIILGGNEFLSRHASSVAKLLDMIVGNVNDKGLLSVLPVIDILVQCYPIEVPPLISSTLQKLVVVCLCGGDECDPSKKAVKSSSAAILARVLVLNTNYLAQLTSESSLLQLLQGAGFPMDENILLCLVDIWLEQVSVHAIYCLH; this comes from the exons ATGCAGCTTCTTATCGCATTGAGGAACTTTGTTGTGGCTCTTGGTTATCAGTCACCTGTTTGCTACAATATACTACTGCACATTTTGCAAAGAGGAGTAGATGTGAATGGTCCAGATGAACTCAATCTTATGGAGGATAGTATGCTG TTGTGGGAGACTACCCTTTCATATGCTCCATCAATGGTTACTCAGCTATTGGACTTATTTCCAAGTCTTGTGGATATCATTGAAAGAAGTTTTGATCATCTGACG GTTGCGGTTGAAATCATTGAGGATTACATAATCTTGGGTGGCAATGAGTTCTTAAGTCGACATGCCTCTAGTGTAGCTAAGCTCTTGGATATGATAGTTGGCAATGTAAATGATAAGGGCCTTCTTTCGGTTCTCCCTGTCATTGATATTCTAGTGCAG TGTTACCCTATTGAAGTTCCTCCACTTATCAGCAGTACTCTCCAG AAATTGGTGGTTGTGTGTTTATGTGGAGGAGATGAGTGTGATCCCTCAAAAAAAGCTGTAAAATCATCCTCTGCTGCTATTTTAGCAAGAGTTCTAGTGCTGAATACCAATTACCTAGCTCAATTAACATCTGAGTCTTCACTTTTACAACTGCTCCAAGGTGCAGGTTTCCCTATGGATGAAAACATACTTCTCTGTCTGGTTGATATATGGTTAGAGCAGGTCAGTGTGCATGCAATTTACTGTCTACATTAG
- the LOC130800022 gene encoding uncharacterized protein LOC130800022 produces MTLIQRKTIGLALSIILTLRLPQVPDKLDQILSACTSVIMGGNEDLSEGESSGDYMTSIRPQIEGTVLSKEFKKRQIKASDPISQMSLENAVRDNLQTCVALHGDAFNAAINRMHPAALAQMKEALKMS; encoded by the exons ATGACTTTAATTCAGAGAAAAACTATTGGCCTAGCACTTTCTATAATTTTGACCTTAAGGTTGCCTCAAGTTCCTGATAAACTCGACCAGATTCTGAG TGCTTGTACCAGTGTGATAATGGGTGGTAATGAGGACTTGTCAGAGGGTGAGTCCAG TGGTGATTACATGACTTCCATCAGGCCTCAAATTGAAGGAACTGTTCTGAGTAAAGAGTTCAAGAAGAGGCAG ATCAAAGCCTCGGATCCAATCAGTCAGATGTCCTTAGAGAATGCAGTGAGAGACAACCTTCAAACGTGTGTTGCCCTTCATGGAGATGCCTTTAATGCTGCAATAAATAGAATGCATCCTGCTGCACTGGCTCAAATGAAGGAAGCATTGAAGATGTCATAG
- the LOC130800021 gene encoding pentatricopeptide repeat-containing protein At1g55630-like isoform X1, which produces MSGPALLTMNAVAQLSRRVLHPAPFLHFLSRAFCNCSLDGDGDGVNATNDFGPIEKLIREFWKSSKVDACKEDDDDSRIQGSFDLELNFLDIAQKNADRVFDVLRQDGPGYNMKLALDELNVRVSGLLVRLVLSKILKIISYENKTLCAKLAYKFFVWSSEEEYYKHTLNAYHLLMKIFAAAEEFKAMWRLVDEMTEKGYPVTARTFNILICSCHELGLQRTIVERFIKSKTFNYRPFKSSYNAIFVCLLRINQHKLIEWVYQQMVADGHLPDTLTYNTLICAQYRLGKMDHVHRLLDQMGRNGHYPDIHTFNLLLHVLGKGDKPYAALNLLNHMREVGIHPNSLHFTTLIDGLSRAGNMDACKYFFEEMNKNGFKPDVVSYTVLISGYIAAGELEKAQQLFNGMIEEGQLPNVFTYNSIIRGLCMAGKFDEACSMLKEMEKRGCSPNFLVYNTLINKLRNNGKLSKAHEIINDMIKKGQYVHRISRFRKYRKY; this is translated from the coding sequence ATGTCAGGACCTGCACTGTTGACAATGAACGCTGTTGCTCAATTGAGTCGAAGGGTTTTGCATCCTGCCCCGTTCTTGCATTTCCTGTCTCGAGCATTTTGTAATTGTAGTTtagatggtgatggtgatggtgttAATGCTACGAATGATTTTGGCCCTATTGAAAAATTGATTAGGGAGTTTTGGAAAAGTTCTAAAGTTGATGCTTGTAAAGAGGATGATGACGACAGTCGAATTCAGGGTAGTTTTGATCTTGAGCTGAATTTTTTGGACATTGCACAGAAAAATGCAGATAGGGTGTTTGATGTGTTAAGGCAAGATGGTCCTGGGTATAATATGAAGTTGGCATTGGATGAATTGAATGTAAGGGTTTCTGGCCTTCTTGTTAGGCTAGTTCTTTCAAAAATTTTGAAGATTATAAGTTATGAAAATAAAACTTTGTGTGCCAAATTGGCTTATAAGTTTTTTGTATGGTCTAGTGAGGAGGAATACTACAAACATACATTGAACGCGTACCATTTGTTGATGAAGATTTTTGCGGCTGCTGAGGAGTTTAAAGCAATGTGGCGATTAGTTGATGAGATGACTGAGAAGGGCTATCCAGTAACTGCACGAACATTCAATATTTTGATTTGTAGTTGTCATGAGTTAGGGTTGCAAAGAACAATTGTTGAAAGGTTTATCAAATCAAAGACGTTTAACTACCGCCCTTTCAAAAGTTCCTATAATGCAATTTTCGTTTGCCTTCTTAGAATAAATCAGCACAAGTTGATTGAGTGGGTGTATCAGCAAATGGTAGCTGATGGCCATTTGCCAGACACTCTAACTTATAATACACTCATCTGTGCACAATATAGGCTAGGTAAGATGGATCATGTTCATCGGTTGCTAGATCAAATGGGTAGGAATGGACATTATCCCGATATTCATACTTTTAACCTCCTTCTTCATGTCCTTGGGAAAGGAGATAAGCCATATGCTGCGCTCAATCTTTTGAATCATATGAGGGAAGTTGGAATTCATCCCAATTCTCTCCACTTCACCACATTGATCGATGGTTTGAGTCGTGCAGGTAATATGGATGCTTGCAAGTACTTCTTTGAAGAAATGAACAAGAATGGTTTCAAGCCCGATGTTGTCAGTTACACTGTTTTGATTAGTGGATACATTGCAGCAGGCGAGCTTGAGAAGGCGCAGCAGCTGTTCAATGGTATGATTGAGGAGGGACAACTGCCTAATGTTTTTACATACAACTCTATCATTCGGGGACTTTGTATGGCCGGGAAGTTTGATGAGGCGTGCTCTATGCTAAAGGAAATGGAAAAAAGAGGTTGTAGCCCAAATTTTCTTGTGTACAATaccttaattaataaattgcgAAACAATGGTAAACTTTCAAAAGCCCATGAAATAATCAACGATATGATCAAGAAAGGGCAATATGTCCATCGCATCTCAAGATTTAGGAAATATAGAAAATACTGA
- the LOC130800023 gene encoding uncharacterized protein LOC130800023 isoform X1 has translation MTHSTLLLQGVQPIEVALPEDPVLGPQEAASVHLLRVGLPDRHRHPLLCRRSFPRLPSTLLRHIHRLRKGLSHISVLVNDELLLLMSLRRLTSSHHHHPPVRKTKGAGGCSLTNFVYSYIILTSCIFLYDFNFVCS, from the coding sequence atgacacattccacactccttctccaaggagttcagcccatcgaggtagctcttccggaggatccagttctcggtccacaagaggccgccagcgttcatctactcagggtcggtcttccagatcgccatcgacatccgctactatgtcgccgttcgttcccccgtcttccatcaacactcctccgccacatccatcgcctccgcaaaggattatcacatatcagcgtgctagtcaacgacgagctcctactcttaatgtcattgcggaggttaacgagttcacaccatcatcatccaccggtgcgcaaaacaaaaggggccgggggttgtagtttaacaaactttgtatattcttatattattttaacttcttgtatattcttgtatgattttaactttgtatgttcatga